One window from the genome of Actinoplanes teichomyceticus ATCC 31121 encodes:
- a CDS encoding SHOCT domain-containing protein — translation MMYDHPHLTASGSAWLLVVLALLLVSALVAAVIRRPAHRDHGAEKVLADRFARGEIDAEEYEQCLHTLRAAGR, via the coding sequence ATGATGTACGACCATCCGCACCTGACGGCTTCCGGATCGGCCTGGCTGCTGGTCGTCCTGGCGCTGCTTCTGGTGAGCGCCCTCGTCGCCGCCGTGATCCGCCGGCCGGCGCACCGCGACCACGGTGCCGAGAAGGTGCTGGCCGACCGGTTCGCGCGCGGCGAGATCGACGCCGAGGAGTACGAGCAGTGCCTGCACACCCTGCGCGCCGCGGGGCGGTAG
- a CDS encoding GNAT family N-acetyltransferase has translation MTGRGWATVLDALLALLPGGRERGIRARVAGLTVRRAARLHLGGGRCTGWYEGDRLRHHRKFPTHAGAPAAPRVVARPGRDPLPCTTVRAERVRPIDAPDWPAIAALESGAYAELGLSESPDALRSRAHPATSFVLDAGGRVGGYLLALPYPPARCPDLSGPEGSGFHGGNLHLHDIVVDAELRGRGWGRRLVRHLVEEAQSRSYDRISLVAIDGTAGFWSARGFRPHPEVEVPASYGPGAVYMSRDLNRPAPPAA, from the coding sequence ATGACCGGACGCGGCTGGGCGACCGTCCTCGACGCGCTGCTCGCCCTGCTTCCCGGCGGGCGCGAGCGCGGCATCCGCGCCCGGGTGGCCGGCCTGACCGTACGCCGCGCCGCCCGGCTCCACCTCGGTGGCGGCCGCTGCACCGGGTGGTACGAGGGTGACCGGCTGCGCCACCACCGCAAGTTCCCCACCCACGCCGGCGCCCCGGCGGCGCCCCGCGTGGTCGCCCGACCCGGCCGCGACCCGCTACCGTGCACCACCGTGCGCGCCGAACGGGTCCGCCCGATCGACGCGCCCGACTGGCCGGCGATCGCCGCCCTGGAGTCCGGCGCGTACGCGGAACTCGGCCTCTCGGAGAGCCCGGACGCCCTGCGCTCGCGGGCGCACCCGGCCACCTCGTTCGTGCTCGACGCCGGCGGGCGGGTCGGTGGCTACCTGCTCGCGCTGCCGTACCCGCCGGCGCGCTGCCCGGACCTGTCCGGCCCCGAGGGATCCGGCTTCCACGGCGGCAATCTGCACCTGCACGACATCGTGGTCGACGCCGAGTTGCGCGGCCGCGGCTGGGGCCGGCGCCTGGTCCGGCATCTCGTCGAGGAGGCGCAGTCCCGGTCGTACGACAGGATCTCGCTCGTCGCGATCGACGGCACCGCCGGCTTCTGGTCGGCCCGCGGGTTCCGCCCGCACCCGGAGGTCGAGGTCCCGGCCTCCTACGGCCCGGGCGCCGTCTACATGTCCCGTGACCTGAATCGGCCGGCCCCGCCCGCCGCCTGA
- a CDS encoding transglycosylase domain-containing protein, which produces MTVLLAVALALAAAGFGYVASVTLPPEPSPPQASVLYYRDGRTVLARIGLTDRTDVTLDRIPVPVRQAFLAAEDRDFYDHLGVSVRGLARALWTNIVDDSGQGASTITQQYVRNAYLTQERTVSRKAREAALALRVEHRYSKDEILERYLNTIYFGRGAYGIEAAARAYFGMSVDRLDAARGAVLAAMIKDPSRGDPAVDATWAKNRWTWILRAMVEQGWLPRGAAEQTPYPAVSPENVTASAISGPVGLIADRVEDELLKAGISRQQVRSGGLHITTTIDVAAQAAATGGVGAALRGQPEQLRAALVAVDPADGGVRAYYGGDRGRGYFDDAIAARPPASTFKPLVLAAAEERDINFQSVYNGTSPRLFPDRDGAPLYNKDNLQCPVCPLDTAMVHSLNTPFYALTEQIGADAVRDLAHRLGVPRTYGDQRTLVDVKGEPAPGRTRADIALGRYPVTPADLAGVYATLAGGGVRTDRHFVQRVTTVNGTFLHAPAGKPRRVLSRDVAADVGTVLAKVVEHDGRVPGQQAAAKTGSQQWGDTDDSSDAWTAGWSPGLAVVTWVGRDKPGPIRDRTGKAINGDGMPYRIFQRFLGDALRGQPPRAMAGPAMVGNRVGDDLKTLGPDVKKGRGLVYAGPQRGAKVDRSKAVGSWSRRVSRLTAALDEYAATVPEFTVSVVDRRTGHRYDYHGDRKLEAASVIKVELLAALLLRAQDEHRQLTAKERSRATKMIRASDNTTAKQIYEAVGGPAPLRDALRRLGLDDTDPAASSGLSKTTANDQTRMMAALAGADSPLTTGSRDLILGLMSSVNADQTWGVSAASVSGEQVSLKNGWLARSTENNRWIINSTGRISGEKTDVLLSVLSHGHRSQRGGIDVAEHVAALTRSYLGW; this is translated from the coding sequence GTGACGGTCCTTCTCGCCGTGGCGCTGGCCCTGGCCGCCGCCGGGTTCGGCTACGTCGCGAGCGTCACCCTGCCGCCGGAGCCGAGCCCGCCGCAGGCGTCGGTGCTCTACTACCGCGACGGCCGCACGGTGCTGGCCCGGATCGGCCTGACCGACCGCACCGACGTCACCCTGGACCGGATCCCGGTGCCGGTGCGCCAGGCGTTCCTGGCCGCCGAGGACCGCGACTTCTACGACCACCTCGGCGTCTCGGTACGCGGCCTGGCCCGGGCGCTGTGGACGAACATCGTCGACGACAGCGGCCAGGGCGCGTCCACGATCACCCAGCAGTACGTGCGCAACGCCTACCTCACCCAGGAGCGCACGGTCAGCCGCAAGGCCCGGGAGGCCGCGCTGGCGCTGCGGGTCGAACACCGGTACAGCAAGGACGAGATCCTTGAGCGCTACCTCAACACCATCTACTTCGGCCGCGGCGCCTACGGCATCGAGGCGGCGGCCCGCGCCTACTTCGGCATGTCGGTCGACCGGCTCGACGCCGCGCGCGGCGCGGTTCTCGCCGCGATGATCAAGGATCCGTCCCGGGGCGACCCGGCGGTGGACGCGACCTGGGCCAAGAACCGGTGGACGTGGATCCTGCGGGCGATGGTGGAGCAGGGCTGGCTGCCCCGCGGCGCGGCCGAGCAGACCCCGTACCCGGCGGTGAGCCCGGAGAACGTCACGGCGAGCGCGATCAGCGGCCCGGTCGGCCTGATCGCCGACCGGGTCGAGGACGAGCTGCTCAAGGCCGGGATCAGCCGCCAGCAGGTACGCAGCGGGGGGCTGCACATCACCACCACGATCGACGTGGCCGCGCAGGCCGCCGCCACCGGCGGCGTCGGCGCGGCGCTGCGAGGCCAGCCGGAACAGCTGCGGGCGGCGCTGGTGGCGGTCGACCCGGCCGACGGCGGGGTGCGCGCGTACTACGGCGGCGACCGGGGCCGCGGCTACTTCGACGACGCCATCGCCGCCCGGCCGCCGGCCTCGACGTTCAAGCCCCTGGTGCTGGCCGCCGCCGAGGAACGCGACATCAATTTCCAGTCGGTGTACAACGGGACGTCACCGCGGCTGTTCCCGGACCGGGACGGTGCGCCGCTGTACAACAAGGACAACCTGCAGTGCCCGGTCTGCCCGCTGGACACCGCGATGGTGCACTCGCTCAACACCCCGTTCTACGCGCTGACCGAGCAGATCGGGGCGGACGCGGTGCGCGATCTCGCGCACCGGCTGGGCGTGCCGCGCACGTACGGCGACCAGCGGACCCTGGTCGACGTCAAGGGCGAGCCGGCCCCCGGCCGGACCCGCGCCGACATCGCGCTGGGCCGCTACCCGGTCACCCCGGCCGACCTGGCCGGCGTCTACGCCACCCTGGCCGGCGGCGGCGTCCGCACCGACCGGCATTTCGTGCAGCGGGTCACCACGGTCAACGGGACCTTCCTGCACGCGCCGGCCGGCAAGCCGCGGCGGGTGCTCTCCCGGGACGTGGCCGCGGACGTGGGCACCGTGCTGGCGAAGGTGGTCGAGCACGACGGCAGGGTCCCCGGCCAGCAGGCCGCCGCGAAGACCGGTTCGCAGCAGTGGGGCGACACCGACGACTCCTCCGACGCCTGGACGGCCGGCTGGTCGCCGGGGCTGGCCGTGGTCACCTGGGTGGGCCGCGACAAGCCCGGACCGATCCGGGACCGGACCGGCAAGGCGATCAACGGGGACGGGATGCCGTACCGGATCTTCCAGAGGTTCCTCGGCGACGCGCTGCGTGGCCAGCCCCCGCGGGCCATGGCGGGCCCGGCCATGGTGGGCAACCGGGTCGGCGACGACCTCAAGACGCTGGGCCCGGACGTGAAGAAGGGCCGGGGCCTGGTCTACGCCGGGCCGCAGCGGGGCGCCAAGGTCGACCGGTCCAAGGCGGTCGGCTCCTGGAGCCGGCGGGTGTCCCGGCTGACCGCGGCGCTCGACGAGTACGCCGCGACCGTACCGGAGTTCACCGTCTCGGTCGTCGACCGCAGAACCGGCCACCGGTACGACTACCACGGCGACCGCAAGCTGGAGGCGGCCAGCGTGATCAAGGTCGAGTTGCTGGCCGCGCTGCTGCTGCGCGCGCAGGACGAGCACCGCCAGCTGACCGCCAAGGAGCGCTCCCGGGCCACCAAGATGATCCGGGCCAGCGACAACACCACCGCGAAGCAGATCTACGAGGCGGTCGGCGGCCCGGCCCCGCTGCGCGACGCCCTGCGCCGGCTCGGTCTCGACGACACCGACCCGGCCGCCTCCTCCGGCCTGAGCAAGACGACCGCGAACGATCAGACCCGGATGATGGCCGCCCTGGCCGGCGCGGACAGCCCGCTGACCACCGGGTCGCGGGATCTGATCCTGGGCCTGATGTCGTCGGTCAACGCCGACCAGACCTGGGGCGTGAGCGCCGCGTCGGTCAGCGGCGAACAGGTGTCGCTGAAGAACGGCTGGCTGGCCCGCTCGACCGAGAACAACCGCTGGATCATCAACAGCACCGGCCGGATCTCCGGCGAGAAGACCGACGTTCTGCTCTCGGTGCTCTCCCACGGGCATCGCAGCCAGCGGGGCGGCATCGACGTCGCGGAGCACGTCGCCGCGCTGACCCGCAGCTACCTCGGCTGGTGA
- a CDS encoding DUF6271 family protein: protein MNGSKGRRVCLVVPTNRECTATLAEVVAEAEHAESHFDVDVRLLVLDSSDHFRAHAATLAAARDVRHLDERRQRDFLRRVIRRADLAKPDLALDLMLPRGLSYGACTNRAFLIAAALGCESVHRRDSDLYFQTYAGRKVFPIHAELSALGRPAGDVVATENRLDRSRRNLPVALVGASFVGSMSVDIEDIRDHAAYYDLVSLWAADGSTEAEKRALVAESFTGSAPFDGDRCVLSAVDPMRVDMHNISFHGLHERVPLPPATDTIGSDYFLIHVAARAGLPGVLHNRHIVNFHTAERKSDAGFLAYQMRFAKFILSMYYLHFVYQRMTTDDPADIAALVRASTWQPREPNEAKAGLLEAAYRRLGGRFTGVADRIRERRELLLVEARRDMDDFALLIDAWAALTAAARETPVDDV from the coding sequence GTGAATGGGTCGAAAGGCCGCCGGGTGTGCCTGGTGGTGCCGACCAACCGGGAATGCACCGCGACGCTGGCCGAGGTGGTCGCCGAGGCAGAGCACGCCGAAAGCCATTTCGACGTGGACGTCCGGCTGCTGGTCCTGGACTCCTCCGACCATTTCCGGGCGCACGCCGCGACGCTGGCCGCCGCGCGCGACGTCCGGCACCTGGACGAGCGGCGCCAGCGGGACTTCCTGCGGCGCGTCATCCGCCGGGCCGACCTCGCCAAACCGGATCTGGCCCTCGACCTGATGCTGCCGCGCGGGCTGTCGTACGGCGCCTGCACCAACCGGGCGTTCCTGATCGCGGCGGCGCTGGGCTGCGAGTCCGTGCACCGGCGGGACTCCGACCTGTACTTCCAGACGTACGCCGGCAGGAAGGTCTTCCCGATCCACGCGGAGCTGTCCGCGCTGGGCCGCCCGGCGGGCGACGTGGTGGCCACCGAGAACCGGCTCGACCGGAGCCGCCGGAACCTGCCGGTGGCCCTGGTCGGCGCCTCGTTCGTCGGCAGCATGTCGGTCGACATCGAGGACATCCGCGACCACGCGGCCTACTACGACCTGGTCAGCCTGTGGGCGGCGGACGGCAGCACCGAGGCGGAGAAACGCGCGCTGGTGGCCGAGTCGTTCACCGGCAGCGCGCCGTTCGACGGCGACCGTTGCGTCCTTTCCGCGGTCGATCCGATGCGCGTGGACATGCACAACATCAGCTTCCACGGATTGCACGAGCGGGTCCCGCTGCCGCCGGCCACCGACACCATCGGAAGTGATTATTTCCTCATTCACGTGGCCGCCCGGGCGGGACTTCCCGGCGTTCTGCACAACCGGCACATCGTCAATTTCCACACCGCCGAGCGCAAGAGCGACGCGGGTTTCCTGGCGTACCAGATGCGGTTCGCCAAGTTCATTCTGTCGATGTATTACCTGCATTTCGTCTACCAGCGGATGACCACCGACGACCCGGCCGACATCGCCGCGCTCGTGCGGGCCAGCACCTGGCAGCCGCGCGAGCCGAACGAGGCGAAGGCCGGCCTGCTGGAGGCGGCGTACCGTCGGCTCGGCGGGCGGTTCACCGGCGTGGCCGACCGGATCCGGGAACGCCGCGAGCTCCTGCTGGTCGAGGCGCGCCGGGACATGGACGACTTCGCGCTGCTGATCGACGCGTGGGCGGCGCTGACCGCGGCGGCCCGCGAGACGCCCGTCGACGATGTCTGA
- a CDS encoding universal stress protein, which yields MGEAFVSREHRTVVVGVDGSTTSKVAVDLAVAEAGRRSARLLIVHAWPGSYRGRSRATGVHRAEAEGSRVLAAAAQHAAAADPTLVVETELRPGVPGEALAACAEGAGLLVVGHRDSQVSRADWGSTTSRLARLCPCPLLVHRGRAGLPGPVVVGVSGRPAEPALGYAFVQAALTGADLIAVHAWRQPPERRNRHPFPIGGADPRRRAMAESLAAALAEWSWRLPQVAVQSLLVPDVDARYTLQRASRRSRLLVAGAGGRGELTELIGASLDRAGGQHGVCPVLLVPPGWPVALPGSPRATAGRITG from the coding sequence ATGGGAGAGGCCTTCGTGTCAAGGGAGCACCGCACGGTCGTGGTCGGGGTCGACGGTTCCACGACCTCCAAGGTCGCTGTCGACCTGGCCGTGGCCGAGGCGGGCCGCCGTTCGGCACGGCTGCTCATCGTGCACGCCTGGCCGGGCAGTTACCGGGGCCGGTCCCGGGCCACCGGCGTGCACCGCGCCGAGGCGGAGGGCAGCCGGGTGCTGGCGGCCGCCGCCCAGCACGCCGCGGCCGCCGACCCCACCCTCGTCGTCGAGACCGAGCTGCGCCCCGGCGTCCCCGGCGAGGCGCTCGCCGCCTGCGCCGAGGGTGCGGGACTGCTCGTGGTCGGGCACCGCGACAGCCAGGTCAGCCGCGCGGACTGGGGGTCCACCACCAGCCGGCTGGCCCGGCTCTGCCCGTGTCCGCTGCTGGTGCACCGCGGCCGCGCCGGGCTGCCCGGCCCGGTCGTCGTCGGCGTCTCCGGGCGGCCCGCCGAACCGGCCCTCGGGTACGCCTTCGTCCAGGCCGCGCTGACCGGGGCCGATCTGATCGCGGTGCACGCCTGGCGGCAGCCGCCGGAGCGGCGGAACCGGCACCCGTTCCCGATCGGCGGCGCCGACCCGCGGCGGCGGGCGATGGCCGAGTCGCTGGCCGCCGCCCTGGCCGAGTGGTCCTGGCGGCTGCCGCAGGTCGCCGTCCAGTCGCTGCTGGTGCCGGACGTCGACGCCCGGTACACGCTGCAGCGGGCCTCCCGGCGCTCCCGGCTGCTGGTGGCCGGCGCCGGTGGCCGCGGCGAGCTGACCGAGCTGATCGGCGCGTCGCTCGACCGGGCCGGCGGCCAGCACGGCGTGTGCCCGGTGCTGCTGGTTCCGCCGGGCTGGCCGGTGGCGTTGCCGGGCAGCCCGCGGGCCACGGCGGGCCGGATCACCGGCTGA
- a CDS encoding carbonic anhydrase, protein MLEQSLRRRALFAAGGAVAGSIAVAAAASPAAATPTPPTTPHAALRALLDGNRRFVAGHARHPHQTVRRLHDVAAGQHPFAVLLGCADSRVSPELLFDQGIGDLFDDRVAGNIVDDLLLGSMEYAIEEFTPPLVVVLGHERCGAVSATLNAMATGATPPGHIRTVVDALRPIVAPYAGAADGVEQAVRANVKAQVAAVLAGSAMIREKVARGEMAVVGARYDLDTGLVTVLS, encoded by the coding sequence ATGCTCGAGCAATCCCTGCGCCGCCGCGCGCTGTTCGCCGCCGGCGGGGCCGTCGCGGGGTCGATCGCGGTCGCCGCCGCCGCGTCGCCCGCCGCCGCGACCCCCACCCCGCCCACCACGCCGCACGCGGCGCTGAGAGCGCTGCTCGACGGCAACCGCCGGTTCGTCGCCGGCCACGCCCGGCACCCGCACCAGACGGTACGGCGCCTTCACGACGTGGCGGCCGGCCAGCACCCGTTCGCCGTGCTGCTGGGCTGCGCCGACTCGCGGGTCTCCCCCGAGCTGCTGTTCGACCAGGGCATCGGGGACCTGTTCGACGACCGGGTGGCCGGCAACATCGTCGACGACCTGCTGCTGGGCAGCATGGAGTACGCCATCGAGGAGTTCACCCCGCCGCTGGTCGTGGTGCTCGGCCACGAGCGGTGCGGCGCGGTGTCGGCGACGCTGAACGCGATGGCGACCGGAGCCACCCCGCCCGGCCACATCCGCACCGTCGTGGATGCGCTGCGGCCCATCGTCGCGCCGTACGCGGGCGCCGCCGACGGCGTCGAGCAGGCCGTGCGGGCGAACGTCAAGGCGCAGGTGGCCGCGGTCCTGGCCGGCAGCGCGATGATCCGGGAGAAGGTCGCCCGGGGCGAGATGGCCGTCGTGGGCGCGCGGTACGACCTGGACACCGGCCTGGTGACCGTCCTGTCCTGA
- a CDS encoding HD domain-containing protein, with protein MILETDVGEARELAHELLGELPERWQHTAGVARCAEAVAGTVPIGDVPVLLAAAWLHDIGYAPPLHDSGFHPLDGARHLLARNWPIRLAGLVAHHSEARCVADRRGLGAALAAFPRENSPVTDALTYADQSVGPYGRPMTFDERLDDMLRRHGPASPNAAAHAERAPRLRAAVQRVQERLAGTGPAA; from the coding sequence ATGATATTGGAGACTGATGTCGGCGAGGCCCGGGAACTCGCGCACGAGCTGCTGGGCGAGCTGCCCGAGCGGTGGCAGCACACCGCCGGGGTGGCCCGCTGCGCCGAGGCGGTGGCCGGGACCGTCCCGATCGGGGACGTGCCGGTCCTGCTGGCCGCGGCCTGGCTGCACGACATCGGGTACGCCCCGCCGCTGCACGACAGTGGATTCCATCCGTTGGACGGCGCGCGGCACCTGCTGGCCCGGAACTGGCCGATCCGCCTGGCCGGGCTGGTGGCACACCATTCCGAGGCACGCTGTGTGGCCGACCGGCGCGGGCTGGGCGCCGCGCTGGCCGCCTTCCCGCGCGAGAACTCGCCGGTCACCGACGCGCTGACCTACGCCGACCAGAGCGTCGGGCCGTACGGGCGGCCGATGACCTTCGACGAGCGGCTCGACGACATGCTGCGCCGGCACGGTCCCGCCTCGCCGAACGCCGCGGCGCACGCGGAACGCGCCCCGCGCCTGCGCGCCGCCGTGCAGCGCGTGCAGGAGCGCCTCGCCGGGACGGGTCCGGCCGCTTGA
- a CDS encoding phthiocerol/phthiodiolone dimycocerosyl transferase family protein — protein sequence MHRALCPVETLYVGQRSRGVLSSTVRGHLDTGALATAFDEVTRDQPSMRTRIVAAGDGFALAPLGEDERPRLSTVTGDLREAYARELNTALPVGGPVSRAVLTSAPTGDEHMLVISLDHTIIDGHSAVAVQNEVWNRYRALVEGRTGAASAPGGRQQAPRWPQPISELLPDTGRADTAAYLQQRVEHARKHPVHLVAYDAGEVDDPHIEVVRLTLDDEHTTRLRHTARRRGVSVHALICAALLSAARRRLDGDEPRTLGCLSPVDLRSRVSPPVPALRTVPAVTTHLQTLEVATDADRYELARTVHTRLGDFVASRDYVHEMRITPQIPGNPTLQLATVIATNMGVCPAPRPPRGLELVDVRLVPAREQYFPQAGRSPIMACAVSFDGRLAIEFPFFTACFSPSFMRTFRNELHAGLVAFADAAEPAPAPAG from the coding sequence ATGCACCGCGCGTTGTGTCCGGTGGAGACGCTGTACGTCGGGCAGCGCAGCAGGGGGGTGCTCTCCAGCACCGTGCGCGGCCACCTCGACACCGGAGCGCTGGCCACGGCGTTCGACGAGGTCACCCGGGACCAGCCGTCGATGCGCACGCGCATCGTGGCGGCCGGTGACGGCTTCGCGCTGGCGCCGCTGGGCGAGGACGAGCGGCCGCGGCTGAGCACCGTGACCGGGGACCTGCGGGAGGCGTACGCCCGCGAGCTGAACACCGCGCTGCCGGTCGGCGGGCCGGTGAGCCGCGCGGTGCTGACCAGCGCCCCCACCGGCGACGAGCACATGCTGGTCATCTCGCTGGACCACACCATCATCGACGGGCACAGCGCCGTCGCCGTGCAGAACGAGGTGTGGAACCGCTACCGGGCCCTGGTCGAGGGCCGGACCGGCGCGGCCAGCGCGCCCGGCGGCCGGCAGCAGGCGCCGCGGTGGCCGCAGCCGATCAGCGAGCTGCTGCCCGACACCGGCCGCGCGGACACCGCCGCCTACCTTCAGCAGCGCGTCGAGCACGCCCGCAAGCACCCGGTCCACCTGGTCGCCTACGACGCGGGCGAGGTGGACGACCCCCACATCGAGGTCGTCCGGCTGACGCTGGACGACGAGCACACCACCCGGCTGCGGCACACCGCGCGGCGGCGGGGCGTGTCCGTGCACGCGTTGATCTGCGCCGCGCTGCTGTCGGCGGCGCGCCGCCGCCTCGACGGCGACGAGCCCCGCACCCTCGGCTGCCTGTCCCCGGTGGACCTGCGGTCCCGGGTGTCGCCACCGGTGCCCGCCCTGCGTACGGTGCCCGCGGTCACCACCCACCTGCAGACGCTGGAGGTCGCCACGGACGCGGACCGGTACGAGCTGGCCCGCACGGTCCACACCCGACTGGGCGACTTCGTCGCGAGCCGGGACTACGTGCACGAGATGCGGATCACGCCGCAGATCCCGGGGAACCCCACCCTGCAGCTGGCGACCGTGATCGCCACCAACATGGGCGTCTGTCCCGCGCCCCGCCCGCCGCGGGGACTCGAGCTCGTCGACGTGCGCCTCGTGCCCGCCCGGGAGCAGTACTTCCCGCAGGCCGGCCGCAGCCCGATCATGGCCTGCGCGGTGTCCTTCGACGGCCGCCTCGCCATCGAGTTCCCGTTCTTCACCGCGTGCTTCAGCCCGTCGTTCATGCGGACCTTCCGGAACGAGCTCCACGCCGGGCTCGTGGCCTTCGCCGACGCGGCCGAGCCCGCCCCCGCGCCGGCCGGCTGA
- a CDS encoding RNA polymerase sigma factor: MDNVRHISVSPSLLSLAQSGDRPAMNELLTAITPYVSRLCRSITHDVADATQESLLAVYRGLGTLRDPAAFYGWVRSVTIREAVRTAKRSGTPAPYLSPESGPTTNPLDAVHISDVLERLPRSHRQVLTMRAYGLNEEEMAELLALPVGTVRSRLHRARLRFREAWQPAVA; this comes from the coding sequence ATGGACAACGTCAGGCACATCTCCGTCTCACCGTCGCTGCTGTCGCTCGCGCAGTCCGGCGACCGGCCCGCCATGAACGAACTGCTGACCGCGATCACCCCGTACGTCTCGCGGCTGTGCCGCTCCATCACCCACGACGTCGCGGACGCCACCCAGGAGTCGCTGCTGGCCGTCTACCGTGGCCTGGGTACGCTGCGCGACCCGGCCGCCTTCTACGGCTGGGTACGATCCGTGACGATCCGCGAGGCCGTCCGCACGGCGAAGCGGTCCGGCACCCCGGCGCCGTACCTGAGCCCCGAGTCGGGCCCGACCACCAACCCGCTGGACGCCGTGCACATCAGCGACGTGCTGGAGCGGCTGCCGAGGTCGCACCGGCAGGTGCTGACCATGCGCGCGTACGGGCTCAACGAGGAGGAGATGGCGGAGCTCCTCGCCCTGCCGGTGGGCACGGTGCGCTCCCGCCTGCACCGCGCGCGCCTGCGCTTCCGGGAGGCCTGGCAGCCGGCCGTCGCGTAG